A single region of the Osmerus eperlanus unplaced genomic scaffold, fOsmEpe2.1 SCAFFOLD_857, whole genome shotgun sequence genome encodes:
- the ccnb1 gene encoding G2/mitotic-specific cyclin-B1 isoform X2, which translates to MALRMTRNRIASENPTALAGKTVQGNKPTLRPRAALGEIGNNVAAPKQCLKKDAKLEPIKVAERKASTRVEKIQEAKLPKRNEPEIKPVPVAVLEPMSPTPMETSGCAPNDLCQAFSDVLLTIKDVDADDYDNPMLCSEYVKDIYKYLQQLEVDQAVRPKYLEGQELTGNMRAILIDWLVQVQIKFRLLQETMYMTVGIIDRFLQDNPVPKKQLQLVGVTAMFVASKYEEMYPPEIADFAFVTDRAYTTAQIRDMEMRILRGLKFSFGRPLPLQFLRRASKIGEVTAEHHTLAKYFVELTMVDYEMVHFPPSQVASAAFALTLKVFSCGEWNETLQHYMSYSEESLVPVMQLIAKNVVQVNEGKTKHMAVKNKYSSQKQMRIATISQLNSSLIKDLAKKLTL; encoded by the exons ATGGCTCTCCGCATGACCAGA AACCGCATCGCTTCAGAGAACCCAACTGCTCTCGCGGGCAAGACTGTGCAGGGGAACAAGCCTACACTCAGGCCGCGAGCTGCCCTTGGTGAAATCGGCAACAATGTTGCAGCTCCCAAACAGTGTCTGAAAAAG GATGCTAAATTGGAGCCCATTAAAGTGGCGGAGAGGAAGGCTAGCACAAGGGTCGAGAAGATCCAGGAAGCAAAGCTGCCTAAAAGAAATGAACCCGAAATTAAG CCAGTGCCAGTGGCCGTGCTCGAGCCCATGTCCCCCACTCCCATGGAGACTTCTGGCTGCGCGCCTAACGACCTGTGCCAGGCGTTCTCCGATGTTCTCCTCACCATCAAGGACGTGGATGCGGACGATTATGACAACCCCATGCTCTGCAGTGAATACGTGAAGGACATCTACAAGTACCTCCAACAGCTCGAG GTTGACCAGGCAGTCAGACCAAAGTACCTGGAGGGGCAGGAGCTCACGGGGAACATGAGGGCCATCCTCATCGACTGGCTCGTTCAGGTCCAGATCAAGTTCCGCCTCCTGCAAGAGACCATGTACATGACCGTGGGCATCATCGATCGCTTCCTCCAG GACAACCCCGTCCCCAAGAAGCAGCTCCAGCTGGTGGGGGTGACGGCCATGTTTGTTGCCTCCAAGTACGAGGAGATGTACCCTCCTGAGATCGCGGACTTTGCCTTCGTCACTGACCGGGCGTACACCACGGCCCAGATCAGGGACATGGAGATGAGGATCCTGAGAGGGCTCAAGTTCAGCTTTGGccgtcccctccccctgcagttcCTGAGGAGAGCCTCCAAGATCGGAGAg GTGACTGCTGAGCACCACACCCTGGCTAAGTACTTTGTGGAGCTGACCATGGTGGACTACGAGATGGTCCACTTCCCTCCGTCGCAGGTGGCCAGTGCTGCGTTCGCCCTCACCCTGAAGGTCTTCAGCTGTGGGGAGTGG AATGAAACTCTTCAGCACTACATGAGCTACTCTGAAGAGAGTctggtgccagtgatgcagctcATTGCCAAGAACGTTGTCCAGGTGAACGAGGGCAAGACCAAGCACATG GCTGTGAAGAACAAGTATTCGAGTCAGAAGCAGATGAGAATCGCCACTATTTCTCAACTAAACTCTTCACTGATCAAGGACCTGGCAAAGAAACTGACCCTATGA
- the ccnb1 gene encoding G2/mitotic-specific cyclin-B1 isoform X1, whose translation MALRMTRNRIASENPTALAGKTVQGNKPTLRPRAALGEIGNNVAAPKQCLKKLVVQDAKLEPIKVAERKASTRVEKIQEAKLPKRNEPEIKPVPVAVLEPMSPTPMETSGCAPNDLCQAFSDVLLTIKDVDADDYDNPMLCSEYVKDIYKYLQQLEVDQAVRPKYLEGQELTGNMRAILIDWLVQVQIKFRLLQETMYMTVGIIDRFLQDNPVPKKQLQLVGVTAMFVASKYEEMYPPEIADFAFVTDRAYTTAQIRDMEMRILRGLKFSFGRPLPLQFLRRASKIGEVTAEHHTLAKYFVELTMVDYEMVHFPPSQVASAAFALTLKVFSCGEWNETLQHYMSYSEESLVPVMQLIAKNVVQVNEGKTKHMAVKNKYSSQKQMRIATISQLNSSLIKDLAKKLTL comes from the exons ATGGCTCTCCGCATGACCAGA AACCGCATCGCTTCAGAGAACCCAACTGCTCTCGCGGGCAAGACTGTGCAGGGGAACAAGCCTACACTCAGGCCGCGAGCTGCCCTTGGTGAAATCGGCAACAATGTTGCAGCTCCCAAACAGTGTCTGAAAAAG CTTGTTGTTCAGGATGCTAAATTGGAGCCCATTAAAGTGGCGGAGAGGAAGGCTAGCACAAGGGTCGAGAAGATCCAGGAAGCAAAGCTGCCTAAAAGAAATGAACCCGAAATTAAG CCAGTGCCAGTGGCCGTGCTCGAGCCCATGTCCCCCACTCCCATGGAGACTTCTGGCTGCGCGCCTAACGACCTGTGCCAGGCGTTCTCCGATGTTCTCCTCACCATCAAGGACGTGGATGCGGACGATTATGACAACCCCATGCTCTGCAGTGAATACGTGAAGGACATCTACAAGTACCTCCAACAGCTCGAG GTTGACCAGGCAGTCAGACCAAAGTACCTGGAGGGGCAGGAGCTCACGGGGAACATGAGGGCCATCCTCATCGACTGGCTCGTTCAGGTCCAGATCAAGTTCCGCCTCCTGCAAGAGACCATGTACATGACCGTGGGCATCATCGATCGCTTCCTCCAG GACAACCCCGTCCCCAAGAAGCAGCTCCAGCTGGTGGGGGTGACGGCCATGTTTGTTGCCTCCAAGTACGAGGAGATGTACCCTCCTGAGATCGCGGACTTTGCCTTCGTCACTGACCGGGCGTACACCACGGCCCAGATCAGGGACATGGAGATGAGGATCCTGAGAGGGCTCAAGTTCAGCTTTGGccgtcccctccccctgcagttcCTGAGGAGAGCCTCCAAGATCGGAGAg GTGACTGCTGAGCACCACACCCTGGCTAAGTACTTTGTGGAGCTGACCATGGTGGACTACGAGATGGTCCACTTCCCTCCGTCGCAGGTGGCCAGTGCTGCGTTCGCCCTCACCCTGAAGGTCTTCAGCTGTGGGGAGTGG AATGAAACTCTTCAGCACTACATGAGCTACTCTGAAGAGAGTctggtgccagtgatgcagctcATTGCCAAGAACGTTGTCCAGGTGAACGAGGGCAAGACCAAGCACATG GCTGTGAAGAACAAGTATTCGAGTCAGAAGCAGATGAGAATCGCCACTATTTCTCAACTAAACTCTTCACTGATCAAGGACCTGGCAAAGAAACTGACCCTATGA